A part of Neovison vison isolate M4711 chromosome 8, ASM_NN_V1, whole genome shotgun sequence genomic DNA contains:
- the GPR75 gene encoding probable G-protein coupled receptor 75 isoform X2: MAMMPQAGPRSGRRAELGSGLRDGGGGRRCGHRAAFRKFRTNFDFMILNLSFCDLFICGVTAPMFTFVLFFSPASSIPDAFCFTFHITSAGFVIMSLKTVAVIALHRLRMVLGKQPDRTASFPCTVLLTLLLWATSFTLATLGTLKTSKSHLCLPMSSLTAGEGKAIVSLYVVDFTFCVAVVSVSYIMIAQTLRKNAQVRKCPPVISVDASRPQPFMGAPGKGGGHPVQCPGPALYRNQNYNKLQHIQTHGYTKSLNHMPTPAASRLQLVSAVNLSTAKDSKAVVTCVIIVLSVLVCCLPLGISLVQVVLSSNGSFVLYQFELFGFTLIFFKSGLNPFIYSRNSAGLRRKVLWCLQYIGLGFFCCKQKTRLRAMGKGNLEVNRNKSSHHETNSAYMLSPKPQKKFVDQACGPSHSKESVVSPKISAGHQHYGQSSSTPINTRIEPYYSIYNSSPSQEESVPQNLQPVNSFGFANSYIAMHYHTTNDLMQEYESTSAKQIPVPSV, encoded by the coding sequence CCTTTAGGAAGTTCAGAACCAACTTTGATTTCATGATCCTGAACCTGTCCTTCTGTGACCTCTTCATTTGTGGAGTGACCGCCCCCATGTTCACCTTCGTGCTCTTCTTCAGCCCTGCCAGCAGCATCCCGGATGCTTTCTGCTTCACCTTCCACATCACCAGCGCCGGCTTCGTCATCATGTCCCTCAAGACCGTGGCGGTGATCGCCCTGCACCGGCTCCGCATGGTGCTGGGGAAGCAGCCCGACCGCACGGCCTCCTTTCCCTGCACCGTGCTTCTCACTCTGCTTCTCTGGGCCACCAGTTTCACTCTGGCCACCCTGGGCACCCTGAAAACCAGCAAGTCCCACCTCTGCCTTCCCATGTCCAGTCTGACGGCGGGAGAAGGGAAAGCCATCGTGTCTCTGTACGTGGTGGACTTCACCTTCTGTGTGGCCGTGGTGTCGGTCTCCTACATCATGATTGCGCAGACGCTGCGGAAGAACGCCCAAGTCAGGAAGTGCCCCCCGGTCATCTCAGTGGATGCTTCCAGACCGCAGCCCTTCATGGGGGCccctgggaagggagggggccATCCCGTGCAGTGTCCTGGGCCCGCTCTCTACCGGAACCAGAATTACAACAAGCTGCAGCACATCCAGACCCACGGGTACACCAAGAGCCTGAACCACATGCCCACCCCGGCAGCTAGCCGGCTCCAGCTCGTGTCGGCTGTCAATCTGTCCACGGCTAAGGACTCCAAGGCGGTGGTCACCTGCGTGATTATTGTCCTGTCCGTCCTGGTGTGCTGTCTTCCCCTGGGGATCTCCTTGGTGCAGGTCGTCTTGTCCAGCAACGGGAGCTTCGTCCTCTACCAGTTTGAACTGTTTGGATTTACCCTCATATTTTTCAAGTCAGGGTTAAACCCTTTTATATATTCTCGGAACAGCGCGGGGCTGAGAAGGAAAGTGCTCTGGTGCCTCCAGTACATCGGCCTGGGTTTCTTCTGCTGCAAACAGAAGACTCGACTTCGAGCCATGGGAAAAGGGAACCTGGAGGTCAACAGAAACAAGTCCTCCCATCATGAAACCAACTCCGCCTACATGTTGTCTCCAAAGCCCCAGAAGAAATTTGTGGACCAGGCTTGCGGCCCAAGTCACTCGAAGGAAAGCGTGGTCAGTCCCAAGATCTCCGCTGGGCATCAGCACTACGGTCAGAGCAGCTCAACCCCCATCAACACCCGGATCGAACCCTACTACAGCATTTATAACAGCAGCCCCTCCCAGGAAGAGAGCGTCCCGCAGAATTTACAGCCAGTAAACTCTTTCGGATTTGCCAATTCCTATATTGCCATGCATTACCACACCACTAATGATTTAATGCAAGAATACGAGAGCACGTCGGCCAAGCAGATCCCAGTGCCCTCCGTTTAg
- the GPR75 gene encoding probable G-protein coupled receptor 75 isoform X1, protein MNSMEPLEVGPNGTWLRGPRSQGGNSTAIPGDLQHLIHTATLVTCTFLLAVIFCLGSYGNFIVFLSFFDPAFRKFRTNFDFMILNLSFCDLFICGVTAPMFTFVLFFSPASSIPDAFCFTFHITSAGFVIMSLKTVAVIALHRLRMVLGKQPDRTASFPCTVLLTLLLWATSFTLATLGTLKTSKSHLCLPMSSLTAGEGKAIVSLYVVDFTFCVAVVSVSYIMIAQTLRKNAQVRKCPPVISVDASRPQPFMGAPGKGGGHPVQCPGPALYRNQNYNKLQHIQTHGYTKSLNHMPTPAASRLQLVSAVNLSTAKDSKAVVTCVIIVLSVLVCCLPLGISLVQVVLSSNGSFVLYQFELFGFTLIFFKSGLNPFIYSRNSAGLRRKVLWCLQYIGLGFFCCKQKTRLRAMGKGNLEVNRNKSSHHETNSAYMLSPKPQKKFVDQACGPSHSKESVVSPKISAGHQHYGQSSSTPINTRIEPYYSIYNSSPSQEESVPQNLQPVNSFGFANSYIAMHYHTTNDLMQEYESTSAKQIPVPSV, encoded by the coding sequence ATGAACTCCATGGAGCCCCTGGAGGTTGGTCCCAACGGGACTTGGCTGCGAGGGCCTCGCTCCCAGGGAGGAAACAGCACTGCCATCCCGGGGGACCTCCAGCACCTCATCCACACGGCCACTTTGGTCACCTGTACTTTTCTACTGGCGGTCATCTTCTGCCTGGGCTCTTATGGCAACTTCATTGTCTTCTTGTCCTTCTTTGATCCAGCCTTTAGGAAGTTCAGAACCAACTTTGATTTCATGATCCTGAACCTGTCCTTCTGTGACCTCTTCATTTGTGGAGTGACCGCCCCCATGTTCACCTTCGTGCTCTTCTTCAGCCCTGCCAGCAGCATCCCGGATGCTTTCTGCTTCACCTTCCACATCACCAGCGCCGGCTTCGTCATCATGTCCCTCAAGACCGTGGCGGTGATCGCCCTGCACCGGCTCCGCATGGTGCTGGGGAAGCAGCCCGACCGCACGGCCTCCTTTCCCTGCACCGTGCTTCTCACTCTGCTTCTCTGGGCCACCAGTTTCACTCTGGCCACCCTGGGCACCCTGAAAACCAGCAAGTCCCACCTCTGCCTTCCCATGTCCAGTCTGACGGCGGGAGAAGGGAAAGCCATCGTGTCTCTGTACGTGGTGGACTTCACCTTCTGTGTGGCCGTGGTGTCGGTCTCCTACATCATGATTGCGCAGACGCTGCGGAAGAACGCCCAAGTCAGGAAGTGCCCCCCGGTCATCTCAGTGGATGCTTCCAGACCGCAGCCCTTCATGGGGGCccctgggaagggagggggccATCCCGTGCAGTGTCCTGGGCCCGCTCTCTACCGGAACCAGAATTACAACAAGCTGCAGCACATCCAGACCCACGGGTACACCAAGAGCCTGAACCACATGCCCACCCCGGCAGCTAGCCGGCTCCAGCTCGTGTCGGCTGTCAATCTGTCCACGGCTAAGGACTCCAAGGCGGTGGTCACCTGCGTGATTATTGTCCTGTCCGTCCTGGTGTGCTGTCTTCCCCTGGGGATCTCCTTGGTGCAGGTCGTCTTGTCCAGCAACGGGAGCTTCGTCCTCTACCAGTTTGAACTGTTTGGATTTACCCTCATATTTTTCAAGTCAGGGTTAAACCCTTTTATATATTCTCGGAACAGCGCGGGGCTGAGAAGGAAAGTGCTCTGGTGCCTCCAGTACATCGGCCTGGGTTTCTTCTGCTGCAAACAGAAGACTCGACTTCGAGCCATGGGAAAAGGGAACCTGGAGGTCAACAGAAACAAGTCCTCCCATCATGAAACCAACTCCGCCTACATGTTGTCTCCAAAGCCCCAGAAGAAATTTGTGGACCAGGCTTGCGGCCCAAGTCACTCGAAGGAAAGCGTGGTCAGTCCCAAGATCTCCGCTGGGCATCAGCACTACGGTCAGAGCAGCTCAACCCCCATCAACACCCGGATCGAACCCTACTACAGCATTTATAACAGCAGCCCCTCCCAGGAAGAGAGCGTCCCGCAGAATTTACAGCCAGTAAACTCTTTCGGATTTGCCAATTCCTATATTGCCATGCATTACCACACCACTAATGATTTAATGCAAGAATACGAGAGCACGTCGGCCAAGCAGATCCCAGTGCCCTCCGTTTAg